A single region of the Serinus canaria isolate serCan28SL12 chromosome 11, serCan2020, whole genome shotgun sequence genome encodes:
- the RHPN2 gene encoding rhophilin-2 has translation MTDALVPRQAAEPAGDGYFRKGCNPLAETGRSKLQNQRAVLNQQILRAVRMRAGAENLLRATTNNKVREQVLLELSFVNSDLQILKEELEGLNISVEVYQNAEETFSIPLVPLGLKETKDVDFTLPLKDFILEHYSQDSSEYEDEIADLMDLRQACRTPSRDEAGIEMLISYFLQLGYVENRFFPPTRHIGVLFTWYDSFTGVPVCQQNLLLEKASVLFNIGALYTQIGTRCNRQTQAGLENAVDAFQKAAGVLSYLKETFTHTPSYDMSPAMLNVLVKMMLAQAQECVFEQIGLSGIRNEFFTLVKMTQEVAKVGEVYMLVNTAMNQEPVKENIPYSWSKLAQIKSDHYKALAHYFTATILCDHELQPGDDEDQQEKAFSQLYDHVPEGLMVLAVLKDKVQRKQLGKAHLRKAVVYHEEALRVCGLCKKLRNIEVLQEVLTAAHKRSLLKYAQQETEDDFLSLIQAPDILSKTEHKIEAIAPQFSKVKVKDFFHKLGPLTVFSAKQRWTAPRTICLHQEAGELGFSLKGGSPVQVYCLDPVCSAASAGLKEGDYIVSVGGVDCKWLGVNEVLEKLKSVGKQPVEMEVISCQDTAASLHSKSATYSMGMQKTYSLICLAMDEDKIDQTKKAPLKLPFLSWGTKNRQKAASTLCLPSAVAGSSQIKKKLSPFTLFNTESSLY, from the exons GGATGTAATCCTCTTGCTGAGACTGGACGAAGCAAACTGCAAAATCAAAGAGCTGTTCTAAACCAACAGATCTTAAGAGCAGTGAGAATGAGAGCCGGTGCTGAAAATCTTTTAAG GGCAACCACCAACAACAAAGTACGAGAGCAAGTGCTGCTGGAACTCAGTTTTGTAAACTCAGACCTGCAGATCTTAAAGGAGGAATTGGAAGGACTTAATATCTCAGTAGAAGTTTATCAAAATGCAGA agaGACTTTCAGTATTCCCTTGGTACCTCTTGGCCTAAAGGAAACCAAAGATGTAGACTTTACACTCCCCCTCAAG gACTTTATTCTGGAACATTATAGTCAAGACAGTTCAGAGTATGAAGATGAAATAGCAGATCTCATGGATCTCAGACAA GCCTGCCGCACTCCTAGCCGAGATGAAGCTGGCATTGAGATGTTGATAAGCTATTTCCTGCAACTTGGTTATgtagaaaacagatttttcccaCCCACCAGGCACATTGGAGTTTTATTTACGTG GTATGATTCCTTCACAGGTGTCCCAGTGTGTCAGCAAAATCTGTTGCTTGAAAAAGCCAGTGTTTTATTCAACATAGGAGCTCTCTACACACAGATTGGAACAAGATGCAATCGTCAGACCCAGGCTGGACTTGAAAATGCTGTTGATGCTTTTCAGAAAGCTGCAG GAGTTCTAAGCTACTTAAAGGAGACCTTTACTCACACACCAAGTTATGACATGAGCCCAGCTATGCTGAATGTACTGGTAAAAATGATGCTTGCACAAGCTCAGGAATGTGTTTTTGAGCAGATTGGCCTTTCTGGAATACGTAATGAGTTTTTCACACTAGTAAAAATGACACAGGAAGTTGCCAAG gtgGGAGAGGTTTACATGCTGGTCAACACTGCCATGAATCAGGAACCAGTGAAAGAGAATATTCCCTATTCCTGGTCTAAGCTGGCACAAATAAAGTCAGACCATTACAAAGCTCTGGCACATTACTTCACTGCCACCATTCTGTGTGACCATGAAT tgCAGCCTGGGGATGATGAAGATCAGCAGGAGAAagccttttcccagctgtatGACCATGTGCCTGAAGGGCTGATGGTTCTTGCTGTTTTAAAGGACAAAGTTCAGAGAAAACAATTAG GGAAAGCACATTTACGCAAAGCCGTTGTTTACCATGAGGAAGCTCTCAGAGTCTGTGGGCTGTGCAAAAAGCTTCGCAACATTGAGGTTCTCCAGGAGGTTCTGACAGCTGCACATAAACGGTCCCTTCTCAAATACGCTCAGCAAGAGACAGAAGATGATTTCCTCAGTCTGATTCAGGCTCCAGATATACTGT ctaaAACAGAACATAAAATAGAAGCAATTGCTCCTCAGTTTTCCAAAGTGAAAGTGAAAGACTTTTTTCACAAGCTG GGCCCACTGACAGTGTTCTCAGCCAAGCAGAGATGGACAGCCCCACGGACCATTTGCCTTCACCAAGAAGCAGGAGAGCTTGGATTCAGTCTCAAAGGAGGTTCACCAGTACAAGTTTATTGTCTTGATCCAGTTTGTTCTGCAGCA TCAGCAGGCCTAAAAGAAGGTGACTACATTGTTTCAGTTGGTGGCGTGGATTGCAAGTGGCTTGGTGTCAATGAAGTGCTGGAAAAATTGAAAAGTGTGGGAAAGCAGCCTGTGGAGATGGAGGTTATCAGCTGCCAGGATACAGCAGCATCTTTG CATAGCAAGAGTGCAACTTACTCTATGGGAATGCAGAAGACATACTCCTTAATCTGTTTAGCCATGGACGAGGATAAAATTGATCAGACCAAGAAAGCCCCACTAAAACTCCCTTTTCTAAGTTGGGGAACTaaaaacagacagaaagctGCAAGTACACTCTGCCTTCCTTCAGCTGTGGCTGGAAGTTCTCAGATTAAGAAGAAGCTTTCTCCCTTCACACTTTTCAATACAGAGAGTTCATTGTACTGA
- the FAAP24 gene encoding Fanconi anemia core complex-associated protein 24 produces the protein MTTKANAPVTAGSIVVPYGHVIGNEKWRGSELAQRLQGKVRLIFEDALGLVDFHLSNRTCILLISEADLVAGDEFKRRLVRFRNASSLRGIVIVEKTPISDQYYPGVQKLVVLELGMVLLPVANQGEASQLIIQLVREQSRDRGSNPFLGKQRARPAEPALLQALQHIPGVGKTKALLLLQRFGSIHRLCNADIRELEQAVGQTVAQQIYTFLHS, from the exons ATGACAACAAAAGCAAACGCTCCTGTGACAGCAGGATCTATCGTTGTGCCTTACGGGCATGTGATTGGAAATGAGAAGTGGAGAGGGTCAGAGCTAGCCCAAAGGCTACAAG GGAAAGTTAGACTCATCTTTGAAGATGCCTTGGGACTGGTGGACTTTCATCTTTCAAACAGAACCTGCATTTTACTTATTTCTGAAGCAGATTTGGTTGCAGGGGATGAATTCAAACGAAGATTGGTTAGGTTTAGAAAT GCCAGCAGTCTGAGGGGAATTGTAATAGTAGAGAAAACCCCAATCAGCGATCAGTACTACCCAGGAGTACAAAAACTTGTTGTACTGGAACTTGGCATGGTGTTGCTTCCCGTGGCAAATCAAGGAGAAGCTTCTCAGCTTATTATTCAACTA GTGCGGGAGCAGAGCCGGGATCGCGGCTCCAACCCCTTCCTCGGCAAGCAGCGCGCTCGGCCGGCGGAGCCCGCGCTGCTCCAGGCGCTGCAGCACATCCCCGGCGTCGGCAAAACAAAAGCTCTGCTCTTACTGCAGCGCTTTGGGAGCATCCATCGCCTTTGCAACGCAGACATCCGTGAGCTTGAGCAAGCAGTTGGACAAACAGTAGCACAAcaaatttatacttttttaCATTCCTGA